One Cohnella candidum genomic region harbors:
- a CDS encoding methyltransferase domain-containing protein, translating to MDDFTQAGPELQEALRHLRRLNRWLGASGPVLYGVKRLWKAAGAPRNLTVLDVGSGSGDVNRAVLKWAERERVKLKVILTDVTDEARIEAERLFRNDPRVSFVRKDVFELPAGLADIVTASQFAHHFDADALPALVQRCMDISRYGAVIGDIHRHWIAWTAVWLFTRIVSANRYIRHDGPLSVAKGFRREDFLKIAGQLGLTDMDCRWRPLFRYAVAFPRRREEPVDGQGN from the coding sequence ATGGACGACTTTACGCAAGCAGGGCCTGAGCTGCAGGAAGCGCTTCGTCATCTCCGGAGATTAAACCGGTGGCTCGGCGCGTCCGGTCCCGTTCTTTACGGAGTGAAACGGTTATGGAAGGCAGCTGGAGCGCCGCGGAATTTGACGGTGTTGGACGTCGGCTCAGGATCAGGGGACGTCAACCGCGCGGTCTTAAAATGGGCGGAACGGGAGCGCGTGAAACTGAAAGTGATCCTGACGGACGTGACGGATGAGGCCCGGATCGAAGCGGAAAGGCTGTTTCGGAACGACCCGCGCGTCTCATTCGTCCGTAAAGATGTCTTCGAGCTGCCGGCCGGCCTGGCGGATATCGTGACCGCTTCCCAGTTTGCGCACCATTTCGATGCGGATGCTCTGCCGGCATTGGTGCAGAGGTGCATGGACATTTCCCGTTACGGGGCGGTCATCGGCGACATCCATCGTCATTGGATCGCTTGGACGGCCGTATGGCTGTTCACCCGGATCGTGTCCGCGAACCGATACATCCGGCATGACGGTCCGTTGTCCGTGGCGAAAGGGTTCCGCAGAGAGGATTTCCTCAAGATCGCCGGGCAGCTGGGTCTCACGGATATGGATTGCCGGTGGAGACCGCTGTTCCGTTATGCCGTCGCATTCCCTCGTCGAAGGGAGGAACCGGTCGATGGTCAGGGAAACTGA
- a CDS encoding NAD(P)-dependent alcohol dehydrogenase, with protein sequence MLAMVCAKYRTLDDALKLREVDKPVPKDDEVLIKVYASSINSWDWDLIRGKPLITRLGGLTKPPYPILGADVAGRVEAVGRKVKRLRPGDEVLGDVSGCGWGGFAEYVCAREHVLSPKPAGMTFEQAASIPQASVLALQGLRDKGRIRRGMQVLINGAGGGVGTFAVQIARYFGAEVTGVDRGDKLELIRSLGARRAVDYRKEDITIGERRYDLILDVAGYRSVFDWKRVLNPRGIYVMLGGSMGRIGQTILAGPWISLSGGGRMGVLFHKPKREDQQFVTELCESGRIQPVIDRTYPLTGVAEALRYLGEGHVKGKVVIRMDV encoded by the coding sequence ATGCTGGCGATGGTATGCGCGAAATACAGAACGTTGGATGATGCCCTCAAGCTGAGAGAGGTGGACAAGCCCGTTCCCAAGGACGATGAAGTACTCATCAAGGTTTACGCTTCCTCGATCAATTCATGGGATTGGGATCTCATTAGAGGCAAGCCGTTAATCACAAGGCTCGGGGGACTGACGAAACCGCCGTATCCGATTCTCGGGGCGGACGTTGCGGGACGCGTGGAAGCGGTTGGCCGCAAGGTTAAAAGGCTCCGGCCTGGCGACGAAGTGCTCGGGGACGTATCGGGCTGCGGATGGGGCGGGTTCGCGGAGTATGTTTGCGCGCGCGAACACGTCCTGTCGCCGAAACCGGCCGGGATGACCTTTGAGCAGGCGGCGTCGATCCCGCAGGCGTCCGTGCTCGCGCTGCAAGGCCTTCGCGACAAAGGCCGCATTCGCCGGGGGATGCAGGTTTTAATCAATGGCGCAGGTGGAGGCGTTGGAACGTTTGCCGTGCAAATCGCCCGATATTTCGGAGCGGAAGTGACCGGAGTGGACAGGGGCGACAAATTGGAACTGATTCGTTCCCTCGGTGCCCGCCGCGCGGTAGATTATCGCAAGGAAGACATCACGATTGGGGAGCGGCGTTATGACCTCATCCTCGACGTGGCGGGATACCGGTCCGTTTTCGATTGGAAACGCGTCTTGAATCCCCGGGGAATCTACGTGATGCTCGGAGGGTCGATGGGACGAATCGGCCAAACGATACTGGCCGGACCGTGGATATCGTTGTCGGGCGGCGGAAGAATGGGGGTCCTGTTCCACAAGCCGAAACGGGAGGATCAGCAATTCGTGACGGAACTTTGCGAGTCGGGCCGAATCCAGCCGGTGATCGACAGGACTTATCCGCTGACCGGCGTCGCCGAAGCGCTGCGGTATCTCGGGGAAGGTCATGTCAAAGGCAAAGTCGTCATCCGCATGGACGTTTAG
- the fabF gene encoding beta-ketoacyl-ACP synthase II, whose amino-acid sequence MRNRVVITGMGCVTPLGLDKETSWRSAASGICGIRRLAPERAEQLPVRLAAEIPDFDPHVYMDAKEARRTDRFIQLAIAAAEEAIRDSGLAIGRNADPERTGVWIGSGAGGIRTFEKGMLEVLQRGYRRMSPFALPMFLPNMAASRVAIRHGIRGPANCSVTACASGTNSIGEAFRAIQRGEADVMLAGGAEAPICSIGLASFAAMGALSASDDPAEGCRPFDKGRNGFVMGEGAGVLVLESLLHARERGADIYAELLGFGSCGDGFHVAAPRPDGSDWSRAMSLALEDAGLAPKDIAYINAHGTGTPQGDLVETRAIKQAFGVWAYDVSVSSTKSASGHLLGASGAVEAIFSVLALRDQIIPPTIHFREYDDELDLHYTPNLPRRKTIRAAMSNTFAFGGHNAVLVFGSL is encoded by the coding sequence ATGAGAAACCGCGTCGTGATTACCGGCATGGGCTGCGTCACTCCGCTCGGGTTGGACAAAGAGACTTCTTGGCGCAGCGCGGCGAGCGGCATTTGCGGCATTCGGCGGCTCGCGCCAGAGCGTGCGGAGCAGCTGCCGGTGCGGCTGGCCGCGGAAATTCCGGATTTCGACCCGCACGTTTATATGGACGCGAAGGAAGCGAGACGGACGGACCGATTCATCCAGCTCGCGATCGCGGCAGCCGAAGAAGCGATACGGGACAGCGGACTGGCGATTGGCCGCAACGCGGATCCTGAGCGCACGGGGGTGTGGATCGGAAGCGGTGCGGGGGGCATCCGAACGTTCGAAAAAGGCATGCTGGAGGTGCTTCAACGCGGATACCGCCGAATGTCGCCTTTCGCGCTGCCGATGTTCCTTCCCAACATGGCGGCGAGCCGGGTTGCGATCCGCCATGGCATCCGCGGCCCCGCGAATTGCTCCGTCACGGCTTGCGCCTCAGGCACTAACTCGATCGGGGAAGCGTTCCGAGCCATTCAACGCGGCGAAGCGGACGTTATGCTCGCGGGAGGAGCGGAAGCGCCAATATGCTCGATTGGTCTGGCTTCTTTTGCCGCCATGGGAGCTTTGTCGGCGAGCGATGATCCTGCCGAAGGATGCCGTCCGTTCGACAAAGGCAGGAACGGATTCGTCATGGGAGAAGGCGCGGGCGTTCTCGTCCTGGAGTCTCTGCTGCATGCGAGGGAGCGAGGGGCCGACATCTACGCGGAATTGCTCGGTTTCGGATCGTGCGGGGATGGCTTCCATGTCGCGGCGCCGCGTCCGGACGGCAGCGATTGGAGCCGGGCCATGTCGCTGGCGCTTGAGGACGCCGGTCTTGCGCCGAAGGACATTGCCTACATCAACGCGCACGGAACCGGCACGCCGCAAGGCGATCTCGTCGAGACCCGAGCCATTAAACAGGCGTTCGGCGTATGGGCTTACGACGTCAGCGTCAGTTCCACGAAATCGGCGAGCGGCCATTTGCTGGGCGCATCCGGCGCGGTGGAAGCGATCTTCTCCGTCTTGGCGCTTCGGGATCAGATCATTCCGCCGACGATCCACTTCCGGGAATATGACGATGAGCTGGATTTGCACTATACGCCGAATCTCCCGAGACGCAAGACGATCCGGGCGGCCATGTCCAATACGTTCGCCTTCGGCGGCCATAATGCCGTTCTCGTGTTCGGATCGTTATGA
- a CDS encoding peroxiredoxin-like family protein codes for MRLKDQLEQAKAGFLSIAPEEARDSILLHIGELQRSGIAFGLREGEEAPDFVLSDPLGEEVTLYRELAKGPVVLTFYRGGWCPFCSLQLRAYQQILPEIRKLGGQLIAVTPQRPDHTLSQLEKEALAFRVLSDPHGHVADRYGLLYELPEYLRLTFANTLKRDLAAVNDTDRWVLPVPGTFIVDSGGIVRRARVDPDFMQRMEPEEILDGLKELRGD; via the coding sequence TTGCGGCTTAAAGATCAGTTGGAACAAGCGAAAGCCGGCTTTCTCTCGATCGCTCCGGAGGAGGCTCGGGACTCCATTCTCCTTCACATCGGGGAACTTCAGCGTTCCGGCATCGCCTTCGGCTTGAGGGAAGGGGAGGAAGCTCCGGATTTCGTATTGTCCGATCCTCTTGGAGAGGAAGTAACGCTGTATCGGGAGCTTGCGAAGGGACCCGTCGTACTTACGTTTTACCGCGGCGGCTGGTGCCCGTTCTGCAGCCTGCAACTGAGAGCGTACCAACAAATCCTGCCGGAAATCCGTAAGCTTGGCGGGCAATTGATCGCGGTTACTCCCCAAAGACCGGACCACACATTGTCACAATTGGAGAAAGAAGCTTTGGCATTTCGGGTGCTCAGCGATCCGCACGGGCATGTCGCAGATCGGTACGGGCTTCTGTACGAGTTGCCGGAATACCTGAGGCTTACCTTTGCGAATACGCTCAAAAGGGACCTGGCAGCCGTAAACGATACCGACCGATGGGTACTGCCGGTTCCAGGGACATTCATCGTCGATTCGGGCGGAATCGTCCGGCGTGCCCGCGTAGACCCGGATTTCATGCAGCGGATGGAACCTGAAGAAATCCTGGATGGATTAAAGGAATTGCGGGGCGATTAA
- a CDS encoding MMPL family transporter: MKGRSIALFSIRHRRRIVGCWLVLAGLCSWFAAHLPDVLGDHGLVTNGQYAEVQKRLSREFHMPDEPVILLFDRGSDERRQGFHDDLRNFLARVERIDGVDVAASPLKRKGMEKDNAAYALVSLNGSLRERRKEIEEIRREITVSHSMKIRMTGKPVVQEDVNRSSKRDMKAAESVGLPVAFALLAWTFGGVGAALIPLLAGGLSVLIAMGIMYGIGAMGLLSLSVFVHNVIPMAGMAVSIDFALLMVSRYREERKELRPSEAVIRTVKTSGRAVATSVLCVILALAGTLAIRMPIFQSVALAAIVVLLVSAFVNMTLVPALLYLFDVRITFRQTRSRSEAHRGWDVLIRGVLGRPFFGMVLSLIVLTLLLIPVRGLNLDIPGPDSLPKGTDSREAAATFDALFKPPGVTQVLLLVDEKADPSGRRAGADSDKLRLILERDERVAKVEAVRSPLRKEVTLLTVWLNGNDASDAVMRWVRDLELKLTTLNVSIGGEAKYRQEVHDEIFNRIKYVLIFVGASNFIVLAWAFRSLVIPVKAIAMNGLSIGASYGILAWLFPTGRLGLQPTDIAIMIPVFIFGLAFGISMDYGIFLLSRINESYRGTGDNDRAIREGMSSSSRIITSAAAIMIAVTLPFALADVSGVKQLGIGIAGALFIDATVIRLILVPSLMKLFGKWNWWMPFSGRTFPH, from the coding sequence ATGAAGGGTCGATCCATCGCGTTGTTCTCGATCCGGCATCGCCGGCGGATCGTCGGCTGCTGGCTGGTGTTAGCGGGATTGTGCTCCTGGTTTGCCGCTCATCTTCCGGACGTGCTGGGCGATCACGGTCTTGTAACGAATGGGCAATACGCGGAAGTCCAAAAGCGGTTGTCCCGCGAGTTTCATATGCCGGACGAGCCTGTCATCCTGCTGTTCGATCGCGGAAGCGATGAGAGGAGACAGGGGTTTCACGATGACCTGCGGAACTTTCTAGCGCGCGTCGAACGGATCGATGGCGTAGATGTGGCGGCTTCGCCGCTGAAGCGCAAAGGAATGGAGAAGGATAACGCCGCTTACGCGTTGGTTTCGCTTAACGGTTCTCTCCGAGAAAGACGGAAAGAAATCGAAGAGATCAGGCGTGAGATTACGGTTTCGCATTCGATGAAAATCAGGATGACGGGTAAGCCTGTCGTTCAGGAAGACGTGAACCGATCCAGCAAGCGGGACATGAAGGCGGCGGAGTCGGTCGGACTTCCGGTCGCCTTTGCGCTGTTGGCGTGGACCTTCGGCGGGGTCGGGGCTGCGCTGATTCCCCTCTTGGCGGGCGGCTTGTCCGTGCTGATCGCCATGGGAATCATGTACGGCATCGGCGCTATGGGATTGCTGTCGTTGTCCGTCTTTGTTCATAACGTGATTCCGATGGCGGGAATGGCGGTATCGATCGATTTCGCCCTGTTGATGGTCAGCCGTTATCGCGAGGAGAGGAAGGAGCTTAGGCCAAGCGAAGCCGTCATTCGAACCGTGAAGACCTCCGGCCGAGCGGTCGCAACTTCCGTGCTTTGCGTCATTCTGGCTTTGGCTGGCACGCTCGCGATACGGATGCCGATATTCCAAAGCGTCGCATTGGCGGCGATCGTCGTGCTCCTCGTCTCGGCGTTCGTGAATATGACGCTTGTTCCCGCGCTCTTATACCTTTTCGATGTTCGGATAACTTTTCGGCAAACCCGCTCACGATCCGAAGCTCATCGCGGATGGGATGTCTTGATTCGCGGCGTGTTGGGGAGGCCGTTCTTCGGAATGGTGCTTTCGCTGATCGTTCTAACCCTCTTGCTGATTCCCGTCCGCGGCCTGAACTTGGACATCCCCGGACCCGACTCATTACCTAAAGGCACGGATTCGCGAGAGGCAGCGGCGACGTTCGATGCGTTATTTAAGCCTCCGGGAGTAACTCAAGTGTTACTTCTCGTGGATGAGAAGGCGGATCCGTCCGGAAGGCGGGCAGGGGCTGACTCGGACAAGCTCCGGCTGATTTTGGAACGGGACGAGAGAGTTGCGAAGGTAGAAGCCGTGCGCTCTCCGCTGCGGAAAGAAGTGACCTTATTAACGGTCTGGCTGAACGGCAACGACGCTTCGGACGCTGTTATGCGCTGGGTGAGAGACTTAGAGTTAAAATTAACAACGTTAAATGTATCGATCGGGGGCGAGGCGAAATATCGTCAAGAAGTCCACGATGAGATATTTAATCGGATTAAATATGTACTGATTTTCGTAGGAGCGTCTAATTTCATCGTATTGGCCTGGGCCTTCCGTTCCCTGGTGATTCCCGTTAAAGCGATCGCGATGAATGGGCTCAGCATCGGCGCGTCATACGGCATTCTCGCTTGGCTGTTCCCAACGGGGCGGTTGGGACTGCAGCCGACCGACATCGCCATCATGATCCCCGTCTTTATTTTCGGACTGGCTTTCGGGATCAGCATGGATTACGGGATTTTCCTGTTGTCGCGGATTAACGAGAGTTACCGGGGAACAGGGGACAACGACCGGGCGATTCGGGAAGGAATGTCCTCTTCAAGCCGGATCATCACATCCGCTGCGGCGATCATGATCGCGGTTACCTTGCCGTTCGCTTTGGCCGACGTGAGCGGAGTGAAGCAATTGGGCATCGGAATCGCCGGCGCACTGTTTATTGACGCTACGGTTATCCGCCTGATTCTCGTTCCTTCGCTGATGAAGCTGTTCGGAAAATGGAATTGGTGGATGCCGTTCTCCGGTCGAACTTTCCCTCATTGA
- a CDS encoding type III polyketide synthase, with protein sequence MEQSAIWGIGTAVPAYRLDQRDASFRLKEALKEDPDLARWTNRIFTQCGVESRYTCEPDLLEPADRCRYISVSSPGLVPTTEERMAVYRKEAFPLALAAAKRALSDGGVRPGEITHLISVSCTGMYLPGLDAELAWELDLRAEVKRIPFTFLGCAAGLTAIREAARIVGHEPDAKVLVVAVELCSIHIQPSFDREDLFSAALFGDGASACVVAASDGGQRGMFELLQSTVMMLPNSSELMQWSIGNTGFRLRLSPKIPGLIAEHIRSAYRAFWGEGGLPSLWAIHPGGRGIIDSVQKAMSLSDSQAEASRTVLRDYGNMSSATILFVLDEIRRRGIQVREEGIAIAFGPGVAAEFIRFRYRP encoded by the coding sequence GTGGAACAGTCAGCGATCTGGGGAATCGGCACCGCCGTCCCGGCCTATCGGTTGGACCAACGGGATGCCTCGTTCCGATTGAAAGAAGCTTTAAAAGAAGATCCCGATCTCGCCAGATGGACGAACCGGATATTCACCCAGTGCGGCGTGGAATCGAGATATACATGCGAGCCGGACTTGTTGGAGCCTGCGGACCGGTGCCGGTACATTTCCGTTTCCTCCCCGGGTCTAGTGCCGACGACGGAAGAGCGGATGGCGGTCTACCGGAAAGAAGCGTTTCCTCTCGCACTGGCAGCGGCGAAGCGGGCGCTGTCGGACGGCGGCGTGAGACCCGGCGAGATCACCCACTTGATATCGGTCAGCTGCACGGGAATGTACCTGCCCGGCTTGGACGCCGAGCTGGCGTGGGAGCTCGATCTCCGTGCCGAAGTCAAACGTATTCCGTTCACTTTCCTGGGCTGCGCGGCCGGATTAACGGCGATCCGGGAAGCCGCGCGCATCGTAGGTCATGAACCGGATGCCAAAGTGCTCGTCGTTGCCGTAGAGTTGTGCAGCATCCATATTCAGCCCTCCTTCGATCGAGAGGATCTTTTCTCTGCGGCTTTATTCGGCGACGGCGCATCGGCGTGCGTCGTCGCGGCATCGGATGGTGGTCAGAGAGGCATGTTCGAACTGCTTCAATCTACGGTTATGATGCTGCCGAACTCCTCGGAACTCATGCAGTGGTCCATCGGCAATACGGGGTTTCGGTTGCGGCTGTCTCCGAAAATACCGGGGCTGATCGCCGAGCATATTCGCTCTGCCTATCGGGCGTTTTGGGGAGAGGGCGGGCTTCCTTCGCTGTGGGCGATTCACCCGGGAGGCCGGGGGATCATCGATTCCGTCCAGAAAGCGATGTCGCTGTCCGATTCACAGGCCGAAGCGAGCCGGACCGTCTTGCGGGATTACGGCAACATGTCTTCCGCGACGATTCTGTTCGTACTGGATGAAATTCGGCGGCGAGGAATTCAGGTCCGCGAGGAAGGAATCGCGATCGCGTTCGGCCCGGGTGTTGCGGCGGAATTCATTCGTTTCCGGTACAGGCCGTGA
- a CDS encoding TetR/AcrR family transcriptional regulator: MKKGEQTRERIIMKSAELFNRQGFAGSSLNDIIAATGIQKGGIYRHFGNKDEIALEAYNYAARIVGGKFADAIGRETTAAGRLLAYFRVYENVVEDPPFTGGCPLQNTAVESDDTHPVLRQRAQRGLNATLDSLKSIIQDGIRTGEFKKDVDADALASFAFSLLEGGILLSKLEGSNRHMLMNIASFTAYLQQCCLNAH, translated from the coding sequence ATGAAAAAAGGAGAGCAAACCCGGGAACGCATCATCATGAAATCGGCGGAGCTTTTCAACCGGCAAGGATTTGCCGGCTCGTCGCTGAACGACATTATCGCCGCGACCGGGATTCAAAAAGGCGGCATCTACCGCCATTTCGGCAATAAGGACGAGATCGCCCTTGAAGCCTACAATTACGCCGCGAGGATCGTGGGCGGTAAATTCGCCGATGCGATCGGCCGGGAGACGACCGCAGCAGGTCGATTGCTGGCGTATTTCCGCGTCTATGAGAACGTCGTCGAAGACCCGCCGTTCACCGGCGGATGTCCCTTGCAAAATACGGCCGTCGAAAGCGACGATACGCATCCCGTTTTACGCCAAAGAGCCCAGAGAGGCTTGAACGCCACTCTGGACTCCTTGAAAAGCATTATTCAGGATGGGATTCGTACCGGGGAATTCAAGAAGGACGTAGACGCGGACGCGCTCGCCTCTTTCGCTTTTTCCCTGCTCGAAGGCGGCATCCTGCTCAGCAAGCTGGAAGGCAGCAACCGGCACATGCTGATGAATATCGCCAGTTTTACCGCTTATCTGCAGCAATGCTGCTTGAACGCGCACTAA
- a CDS encoding NAD(P)/FAD-dependent oxidoreductase, protein MVRETDAIVIGAGLAGSSMAFALANEGWDVVLLDKDKFPRHKACGEFLSPESLATLRSLGLDKTVQALEPAVITQVRIHTERGASLQIPLPGPAWGVSRHALDAELQTAAKEHGVTVFTGSPVSMIAEDGDGYRVELGGKRGGDRFRSRIVIGAWGRQPFPETRTSRSEVNAAKSYVGIKSHYTARAEDSPFVDLYFFRGGYVGIAPVEGKRFNVAALLTSHALRNLGSSAAIQRIVDMAARNVPVIGERLKGAEPIAGTQAAVYPVKVRRVPRAWNGFPCVGDAIAVIPPFCGDGMSMALRSVELCAPLADACLKGNCTLEEWRQSYSRLVRQQFSGALRWGGMLERAMTHSVFSSWLLRFGMLAPKAAEFAVRATRLKTKGEWG, encoded by the coding sequence ATGGTCAGGGAAACTGACGCGATCGTGATCGGCGCCGGCTTGGCCGGCAGCAGCATGGCGTTCGCATTGGCGAACGAAGGCTGGGACGTCGTGCTGCTGGATAAAGACAAGTTCCCCCGGCACAAGGCATGCGGGGAATTTCTGTCGCCAGAATCCCTCGCGACGCTTCGCTCGCTTGGATTGGACAAAACCGTACAGGCTCTGGAACCCGCGGTGATCACTCAGGTTCGCATCCATACGGAACGAGGGGCTTCTCTCCAAATTCCGCTGCCGGGTCCCGCTTGGGGAGTGAGCCGGCATGCGTTGGACGCGGAGCTGCAAACCGCGGCGAAGGAGCATGGCGTCACCGTGTTCACGGGAAGTCCGGTTTCCATGATTGCGGAGGATGGAGACGGTTATCGCGTGGAACTGGGCGGCAAGCGGGGAGGCGATCGCTTCCGTTCCCGGATCGTGATCGGAGCATGGGGCAGGCAGCCGTTCCCGGAGACTCGTACTTCGCGGAGCGAAGTGAACGCCGCCAAATCGTACGTGGGCATCAAATCCCACTATACGGCGAGGGCGGAGGATTCCCCGTTCGTCGATCTTTATTTTTTTCGAGGCGGTTATGTCGGCATTGCGCCGGTCGAGGGAAAACGGTTCAATGTGGCCGCGCTCTTGACAAGCCATGCGTTAAGAAACCTGGGATCCTCCGCCGCGATCCAGCGAATCGTCGATATGGCGGCAAGGAACGTTCCGGTGATCGGAGAAAGGCTGAAAGGCGCGGAGCCGATTGCCGGCACGCAGGCCGCTGTCTATCCGGTGAAGGTTCGCCGGGTGCCTCGCGCGTGGAACGGGTTTCCGTGCGTCGGGGACGCCATTGCCGTCATTCCGCCTTTCTGCGGGGACGGCATGTCGATGGCGCTGCGTTCGGTGGAGCTCTGCGCGCCCCTGGCGGATGCCTGCTTGAAAGGGAATTGCACGTTGGAAGAGTGGCGGCAATCCTACTCCCGATTGGTGCGGCAGCAGTTTAGCGGCGCCCTGAGATGGGGCGGCATGCTTGAACGCGCGATGACCCATTCCGTCTTCTCGTCTTGGCTGCTGCGGTTCGGCATGTTGGCGCCAAAGGCCGCCGAGTTCGCCGTGCGGGCTACGAGATTGAAAACGAAGGGAGAATGGGGATGA
- a CDS encoding MFS transporter: MDSKRVYERHYAWIGLGALWIIGFIGAISRFIMASYQVQMSEDLDVGRGFISAAWSTNLFIAALCAPIGGKLVDRYGPRKVMLLASLFGISGTGLVYLGHQPVFFFTGYGILSGLAGLSASTAYVLIFQWFGRHKAKAAGILSSASSVGLAVCTPVFLSNENLTWEYAFMISALMGLILTIPLILFVIRPDKGNVPTDGKSETGVHAEKTDESSVAPTLRERLRWPLFIVAFALFTCGLNMGTVEMNLVAIHQQSDVSPGTIAQAMGILGVMEIVGSLAFGFLMDVADKRLSMMLLYGIRILGFWILLIHAPWSPAVFAVAFGITYLGAVPGGMLIAGQYANRKGSLVGNLMLFHQAGGILGALIGGLAYDAFGSYQVLIGLDAVLCGMAAAGYAVLKLRQYSRKGEMNVAA; encoded by the coding sequence ATGGATTCTAAACGTGTATATGAACGTCATTATGCTTGGATCGGACTTGGGGCATTATGGATCATCGGCTTCATCGGAGCGATTTCCCGTTTTATCATGGCGTCCTACCAGGTGCAAATGTCGGAGGACTTGGACGTGGGACGCGGCTTTATCTCGGCGGCTTGGTCCACGAACTTGTTTATCGCGGCGCTGTGCGCGCCGATCGGCGGAAAACTCGTCGACCGGTACGGGCCAAGGAAGGTGATGCTTCTTGCCAGCCTGTTCGGCATTTCGGGCACGGGCCTTGTTTATCTGGGCCACCAACCCGTGTTTTTCTTTACGGGCTACGGAATCTTATCCGGATTGGCCGGTCTTAGCGCGTCGACGGCTTACGTGCTGATCTTTCAATGGTTCGGACGGCACAAAGCGAAGGCCGCCGGCATTCTAAGCAGCGCTTCCTCGGTCGGTCTTGCCGTTTGCACGCCGGTTTTTCTCTCCAATGAAAACTTGACCTGGGAATACGCGTTTATGATTTCGGCGTTGATGGGATTGATCTTGACGATCCCGCTCATTCTGTTCGTCATTCGTCCCGATAAGGGGAACGTACCAACGGATGGTAAGTCAGAAACCGGCGTTCACGCGGAGAAAACGGATGAGTCGTCCGTCGCTCCGACGCTCAGAGAGCGTCTCCGCTGGCCATTGTTCATCGTGGCGTTCGCGTTGTTTACGTGCGGGCTCAACATGGGAACCGTCGAAATGAACCTGGTAGCGATCCATCAGCAGTCGGACGTTTCACCGGGAACGATCGCGCAGGCAATGGGCATTCTCGGCGTCATGGAAATCGTCGGCTCGCTCGCGTTCGGCTTCTTGATGGACGTAGCGGATAAACGGCTGTCAATGATGCTGCTCTATGGCATCCGGATTCTCGGCTTTTGGATTTTGCTGATTCACGCGCCGTGGTCTCCCGCCGTCTTCGCCGTCGCCTTCGGCATTACCTATCTGGGCGCGGTTCCCGGAGGAATGCTCATTGCCGGTCAGTACGCGAACCGCAAAGGGAGTCTGGTCGGCAATCTCATGCTGTTCCATCAAGCCGGCGGCATACTCGGGGCGTTGATCGGGGGTCTGGCGTACGATGCGTTCGGCAGCTATCAAGTCTTGATCGGCCTTGACGCCGTACTTTGCGGAATGGCGGCCGCCGGTTACGCCGTCTTGAAGCTTCGCCAATACTCACGCAAAGGGGAGATGAACGTTGCGGCTTAA
- a CDS encoding NAD-dependent epimerase/dehydratase family protein — protein sequence MSVALITGSSGLIGSECVEYFAALGMDIAGIDNDMRKTFFGEEGSTEWNRKRLEAGLGHKFIHHTADIRDEAEIDRIFGTYGNNISLIIHTAAQPSHDWAAKDPQLDFGVNAVGTLNLLEAMRKHCPEAVFIFTSTNKVYGDTPNRLPLTELPQRWEIEPGHLYAEGISETMSVDQTMHSLFGASKLAADLLVQEYGRYFQMKTACFRCGVLTGFRQAGVELHGFINYLVKCAATGKPYTIFGYKGKQVRDVIHSADIAAVFHAFFAQPRRGGEVYNLGGGRDSNVSILEAIELAEKIAGRPMKVTYSESNRQGDHIWYVSDLGKFKSHYPGWKMKRSVADIMEEIHDQNKDHWQES from the coding sequence TTGTCCGTTGCGCTGATTACAGGGTCATCCGGTTTGATCGGCTCGGAATGCGTTGAATATTTCGCGGCGCTCGGGATGGATATCGCAGGCATCGATAACGACATGCGAAAAACCTTCTTCGGGGAAGAAGGCTCGACCGAATGGAATCGGAAGAGGCTTGAAGCGGGTTTAGGCCATAAATTCATCCACCATACGGCGGATATTCGGGACGAGGCGGAGATCGATCGGATATTCGGAACGTACGGCAACAACATCAGCCTGATCATCCATACCGCCGCTCAGCCTTCGCATGACTGGGCCGCCAAGGATCCGCAGCTCGACTTCGGCGTGAATGCCGTCGGCACGTTGAATTTGCTGGAGGCGATGAGGAAGCATTGCCCCGAGGCCGTGTTTATATTCACCTCGACGAACAAAGTGTACGGCGACACGCCGAACCGGCTGCCCCTGACCGAGCTGCCGCAGCGATGGGAGATTGAGCCCGGACATCTTTATGCGGAAGGCATATCGGAAACGATGAGCGTGGACCAGACGATGCATTCCTTGTTCGGGGCTTCCAAGCTTGCGGCGGATTTGCTCGTTCAGGAATACGGCCGGTATTTCCAAATGAAAACCGCATGCTTCCGCTGCGGGGTGCTGACCGGCTTCCGGCAAGCCGGCGTGGAGCTGCATGGATTCATCAACTATCTGGTCAAATGCGCGGCAACCGGAAAGCCGTACACCATCTTCGGATACAAAGGGAAACAGGTGCGAGACGTTATCCATTCGGCCGACATAGCCGCCGTCTTCCACGCTTTCTTCGCCCAGCCGAGACGCGGCGGGGAAGTGTATAACTTGGGCGGCGGTCGCGATTCGAACGTCTCCATTCTCGAGGCGATCGAGCTTGCCGAAAAAATCGCCGGCCGTCCGATGAAAGTGACCTATTCGGAGTCGAACCGGCAAGGCGACCATATTTGGTACGTCTCCGATCTCGGCAAATTCAAGTCGCATTATCCGGGTTGGAAGATGAAGCGGAGCGTCGCCGACATCATGGAAGAGATTCATGACCAAAACAAAGACCATTGGCAGGAAAGCTGA